One stretch of Puniceicoccus vermicola DNA includes these proteins:
- a CDS encoding ABC transporter permease has protein sequence MSFLKLIFTNLRRHRVRGIFGVAGIAFGVAAMLTVLAVVLGAIGMFSNILESDSQYLVFERDVSDLFFSSVPASAWEEMASMPEVKGAHPVLFGIVNSPGHPVITCFGLNATNPRVRQADWIAGDPSSFGKEDQTVYLGVRASEFLHAGMGDSVEIGKGTFTVGGILKTKNGFEDGGVFFPLSLAQEYFHREGLASIVSVNLTSMDDGEAFKKRVAKAFPDLEVLASSEFNSSYSQFKILTATAWAVGLCSFLLGGMSVANTMTLSVFTRIREIAILRVCGFSRSQAAGLILGEGLVLAFFGVLLGLGSGIGLLGILHEVPQLQGYIQADVSLWMVIGISVTALLTSLGGSIYPAWFASRIQPAEALRYE, from the coding sequence ATGAGTTTTCTCAAATTGATTTTCACGAACCTGCGCCGGCACCGAGTGCGTGGGATCTTCGGGGTGGCGGGTATTGCCTTTGGCGTGGCCGCGATGCTGACGGTGCTGGCCGTGGTGCTTGGCGCAATCGGGATGTTCAGCAATATTCTGGAAAGCGACAGCCAGTACCTGGTCTTCGAACGGGATGTCTCGGATCTGTTTTTCAGCAGTGTTCCGGCTTCGGCATGGGAAGAAATGGCCTCGATGCCGGAAGTGAAAGGGGCGCATCCGGTTCTCTTTGGAATTGTCAATTCCCCGGGGCATCCGGTGATCACCTGCTTCGGGTTGAACGCGACGAATCCACGGGTGCGCCAGGCCGATTGGATCGCGGGGGATCCAAGCTCCTTCGGAAAGGAGGATCAGACGGTCTACCTCGGGGTGCGGGCCTCGGAGTTCCTCCATGCGGGCATGGGAGACTCCGTCGAGATCGGCAAGGGGACCTTTACGGTCGGCGGAATCCTGAAGACGAAGAACGGTTTCGAGGATGGCGGCGTGTTCTTTCCCCTCTCTCTGGCGCAGGAGTATTTCCACCGCGAGGGGTTGGCTTCCATTGTCTCGGTCAACCTGACGTCAATGGACGATGGGGAAGCGTTCAAAAAGCGGGTCGCCAAAGCGTTCCCGGACCTCGAAGTGCTCGCCAGTTCGGAGTTCAACAGCAGCTACAGTCAGTTTAAGATTCTCACCGCGACCGCGTGGGCGGTCGGACTTTGTTCGTTCCTGCTGGGTGGAATGAGCGTGGCCAACACCATGACCCTCTCCGTGTTTACGAGAATCCGGGAGATCGCCATCCTCCGGGTTTGCGGATTCTCCCGAAGTCAGGCGGCAGGATTGATTCTCGGAGAGGGCTTGGTACTGGCGTTTTTTGGAGTCCTTCTCGGACTGGGCAGCGGGATCGGGTTACTGGGGATTCTCCACGAGGTGCCCCAATTGCAGGGCTATATCCAGGCGGACGTGTCGCTGTGGATGGTGATCGGCATCAGTGTGACGGCCCTGCTCACGAGCCTGGGAGGATCGATTTATCCGGCCTGGTTTGCCAGCCGGATTCAGCCTGCGGAGGCGTTGCGTTATGAATGA
- a CDS encoding ABC transporter ATP-binding protein produces MNDWIIEVDGVSKSFDQGRIPVLTHASLKVRERERVALWGSSGSGKTTLLNLIGGLELPDRGTLKTGGLDPTKDRPRLDLRRRIVGFVFQLHNLIPYLTVRENMLIPAVALGVGKDEAETRVKELLRLLGMEHRIHHRMQDLSGGERQRTAIGRALINRPRILLADEPTGALDESTADRVFGLLKDLSREVGVTVVMATHERRFAEACDRIYRVTSGRVEEACA; encoded by the coding sequence ATGAATGATTGGATCATCGAGGTCGATGGAGTGAGTAAGAGCTTTGATCAGGGGCGGATTCCGGTGCTGACCCACGCCAGCTTGAAGGTGCGGGAGCGGGAGCGGGTGGCTCTTTGGGGATCGTCGGGATCGGGAAAAACGACCCTGCTGAATTTGATCGGTGGTCTGGAATTGCCGGATCGGGGCACCTTGAAGACTGGTGGCTTGGATCCGACAAAGGATCGTCCCCGTCTCGACCTGCGGCGACGTATCGTGGGATTCGTGTTTCAGCTCCACAATTTGATCCCGTATCTCACCGTGCGGGAGAACATGCTGATCCCAGCGGTCGCGCTGGGAGTCGGAAAAGACGAGGCCGAAACCAGGGTGAAGGAGCTCTTGAGATTGCTCGGGATGGAGCACCGGATTCATCACCGGATGCAGGATCTTTCGGGTGGCGAACGGCAGCGGACGGCGATCGGCCGGGCGTTGATCAATCGTCCCCGCATTCTCTTGGCCGACGAGCCCACGGGGGCGTTGGATGAGAGCACCGCCGACCGGGTTTTCGGGTTGCTCAAGGATCTCTCGCGCGAAGTGGGGGTGACCGTGGTGATGGCGACTCACGAGCGGCGGTTTGCCGAGGCTTGTGACCGCATTTACCGGGTGACCTCCGGAAGGGTCGAGGAGGCCTGCGCGTAA
- a CDS encoding polyprenyl synthetase family protein produces the protein MKTARQTRTLPPIFKIPSSPPSEKGMSLEEAVDYALSAEGSGFRKRLAMEAGRASGLSLAQAGDLAEGIEMFHHASLIFDDLPAMDDASERRGRACLHRVAGEGVSILAALALVNRAYTLCWKVAADFPAHSHAASRLVDLCIGELGLLTGQARDLSYSREKGPDEVRAIAGLKTGALLRLTILLPAILGGVSSHDRLLLFRVADAWGLAYQGMDDFSDMMGEAFPTGKTGNRDEKLDRPNLVLALGADQAAAAVSAALREAEENLETLGLRWGGLAEFHALLCQKEAEVCRALDAA, from the coding sequence ATGAAGACTGCTCGCCAAACTCGCACCCTGCCTCCGATTTTCAAAATCCCATCTTCTCCCCCAAGTGAAAAAGGGATGAGCTTGGAGGAAGCGGTCGATTACGCACTCTCCGCAGAGGGGTCTGGATTTCGCAAAAGGCTGGCGATGGAAGCCGGGCGGGCTTCGGGGCTCAGCCTCGCGCAGGCGGGCGATTTGGCGGAGGGCATCGAGATGTTTCACCATGCCTCGCTCATTTTCGACGATTTGCCAGCCATGGATGACGCTTCCGAGCGGCGCGGCCGGGCCTGCCTCCACCGGGTTGCGGGAGAGGGCGTTTCGATTTTGGCCGCGTTGGCCCTCGTCAATCGGGCCTATACCCTTTGCTGGAAGGTCGCGGCCGATTTTCCTGCTCATTCCCACGCCGCTTCCCGGTTGGTCGATCTTTGCATCGGGGAATTGGGGCTCCTGACGGGTCAAGCGCGTGATCTTTCCTACTCCCGGGAGAAAGGGCCTGACGAGGTGCGGGCGATCGCCGGGTTGAAAACCGGTGCGCTTTTGCGGCTGACGATTCTTCTGCCCGCGATTCTCGGGGGCGTTTCCTCTCATGATCGATTGCTGCTCTTTCGGGTGGCTGATGCATGGGGCTTGGCCTATCAGGGCATGGACGACTTCTCCGATATGATGGGAGAGGCCTTTCCGACCGGGAAAACCGGGAATCGGGATGAGAAGCTGGATCGTCCCAACCTAGTCCTTGCCCTGGGAGCCGATCAGGCGGCTGCCGCAGTGAGTGCGGCGTTGCGGGAGGCAGAGGAGAATCTGGAGACGCTCGGATTGCGGTGGGGAGGACTTGCCGAGTTTCACGCGCTGCTCTGCCAGAAAGAGGCCGAAGTCTGCCGCGCTCTCGACGCAGCCTGA